AGTCAAGTGACTCAAACTgaactaaaacaataaaactagatgtgaaaaacatttttaactaaaataaatacataaattagACTTTGGGAACAAATATGTGCTTATATATGTCACTACAGTAGCATGGGACATATGGGAAGTGTTTTTAGTTTCATTCTTTGTCAGCTTAAACAAATTTACCACCACATTGAGCACAACGAGGCTTTGTTGCACATGTTAAGACCAGGATAGCAAATGAAAATATCCCATTCCACAATGCGTTGCTGTGTTCGACTaaaatctttgttttatttactgccATGTGTGAAGGATGGCTGCTAGGTGTGTGCTGATTTGTATGTGTTGACTCACTGGATGGCAGAGCCTGTTGGACGAGAACTTCTCCTGAATGGACCTTTGGTTCAGGATGATGTAGACAGGGACGCCCCGAGAGGCAGCCCTGTGTAAATCTCCAATTATTGCACTATCTGTCAGTCTGTCTACCACGATGGCGATTACCTGAATCACACAAAAATATGCATGTATATAATTTAGCCTACATTTTAAACTAAAGCCCACTTCTTTCAGTGTTCAGGCCTGTAATAACAATATAATCATAACAATAAGAAATAATGACATCATAATGGCTTAAAGGCTAAAAATTGATGGTTAATTATCAAAGACATATCTAACcataaaagtacatttttttaaaaggaagtGCTGCCTCTAAGCCTTTTTCTACAGGAAGTCTACAGGAGggcaaaaaaccccataaaaatatttaactctAGAAGCAATTCAGCAAGcgaaacaaataaaagcatctTCATCAGGGTCTAAGCATATAACTAACTTCCTTTTAGATATACTGAGTTTATGTACTTCATATGAAATCATAAGCTGTATTTATCCGTGAAAATAATGAATCCAGTTGAAATTTGCGTACTTGTCTGGCTCTTTGTAAGTGCCGTCTGATCACCTCTCTGACTGAAGGTCCCCCTTCTGCAGGAGGGCTGGTGTGGACTGTGACACTTGCCGTTACCGACCAGGGGATTTTATCAGGCCAGCCCAAATCCAGGCCCGGGACCGGCACGTCCGAGTGGCAGGGAAAGTAACTGGAACAGAAGTCATCCATCTCCGCGATGTTCTCTGCTCCATTCTCATGTTGTAGCCGCGGCTCGTTGAAAGAGTAGCTCTGAACCCAGCTTTTCAACTGGCTGACCTCTTCAGAGGATAAGAAGCAGTTGGGGAGCTCTTTGACGACTGAGCTGTAGAAAGCCTCTGGTCCAGCGCTCAGTAGCTTCTCCActgcctttctctccctctcactaTAGATGAACTCCGGGGAGGACTCATCCACCGGCAGGAAAACTGTATTCTCATCCAGACTCTCCTCGTTGTTTGACATGACTGCAGTCTTTCCCGGCAATAAGCGTTTCCTTTTTTAAAGTGATGACACTCAACTCATGTCGCTCTCCAATCAAGAAAAACTGATATTTTCATTCACTCctccagaaaagaaaaaaaggcacaCAATTTCCATTTATGGCAGTTCAAAAATATCTTGTCCTCGCTTGCAGGCAGAAAAAGCTCGAGTAAACTTTATGATTTTGTCCCCTAAAAcaaccaaaaataaaataggttGAAATGTTTGATGAATAAATCAGCACTTTGTGAAACTCACCTCCTGGGCAGTTTGATCTCTTGGGCTCAAGTGTGATACTTCAGCTGAGAGCAGCTGTGATTCTTCTGTGTGTGTCACCTCACCTACCTGTTATCTAATTTCATTAAACGCTTCCACTCCTTGTTGCTGACACCATTCCCAGATTCCAGACATACTGCGCAGCTGACGGATCGCTTCAGATCACAGACGCCCTGGCATGACTCTACTTTATCCCCTCTGTCTTCACAGCTTATTTTGCCGGTTTCCGATTGTAAAGAAGATGCATATACCTGTGTGTGAGGCGTGTAGTGGATTATAGTGCCATGCATTCTTTATTTGAGAAGCTGTCGTGCGCcacacagtgtttttttttttgggaccGGTCCAGCCTGACTGGTAAGTTTAATACTGTATCTAGCTCTGCATCAAACGGTGATAGGTGTAATCTGTAAACTGTTTCATTTTGATTTCTTTGGAAGTGCTTTAACGAAGCCGTTTGTGTTTCTAAAGCACGATAGCGCGGGAAAGAGTTatcactgatttgtttttcctctACAGTTCTGCTGTTCCGTTGAAAATGTCCTGAGGTTGCTTTGAAAAGATAAACAGCGAATGCCACAAATTGGTGAGCGATTAAATGACAAAGCGGGAGCAACATTTTTGCAGCCACAGCGTTATGTCGTTAGATTAAACCTCCTCTGTGTTACACACAAAGCACTTACTGAGAAACAAAGGAAAGCCCACAAAGACTGAACCCTTTAAAACACAGGAATGCTCTTCAGCCCAGCTCTGAGTGCATTTCCTTTTAATGAGTACATTTTCTCATtgcataaaaaatatatataaacattaAACACAGCAATTTATACATGTATTTGCtcgtgttaaaaaaaatacttccaTATTAACACGATCACTCAATTATTCTGTAGTAACTTTGAATTCCCTGGAAGCAGGAATAAGAAAACTGAGCTGTGGCATTTAAAGATGCACTTCATTCTGAGTCATCTTATTTCCTCATCATGTGTGCTTACTCTTAACTGGGGAGCAGAgggacagaaagagaaagagagagagagacagataagGTTATTGGGCTCTGAATAAGGTGCCTTCGCTTCCGCTTCTTGTTGGCTCACTGCTTCTTGCGCAGGTGGATGTACAGGACTCCACTCAGGAGAAGCAAGGGGACGCACAGCCACGCCAGGATGAAACAGTAGCCAAAGTGTCCTTTGTTCAAGACTCTTGAGTCATCAAAAATCTCCTTTCTGTGGAAGGTGGAGATGAGGCAAGCGGCAAAGTCTGTGAAACCTgcaaaagttttaaaataaataaacaaaaaaatcatattttaaaacCACATTAGAGAGTGAGTGACATTGCCTAATTTTACAGACTTCAGGTGAGATGATGAACCAGATACATTGGTTCACACTAACACCTGTCTGTTATTGTTACACTTATGCATTTTGTTCTTTACGtttatttacagtactgtgaGCAGAATTCCTCAGGAGTCCTAAAGGCCCAGCAAGGGTGGTGGGGGGATGAGGCACTCAGAAGAAAGAGGAGCATTTCACCTTAATGCACATCTATCATGACTTCCCAAAATGTCAGTACAATCATTTTAAGGTTTTAAATATCATGGttagttttctcttttatttagaGAAGACAAGTCATGTCAGGACATTTGACATATCAGTGCTTTCCAACCTCCAAGAGCTGTCTGTTATGCTCTACCTCACTGGTTTCTAAAGATGAAGCATATATAtccctaaaaacaaaaagattgtcggtttgtttggtttgttctgattggctgcctgtCCCAAACTGAAAGTTCTAACTGCAGGTGGGAGGGGCTTCTGTGTCTTTGGAATATATGCTCTCGCTGAGCGATTATCTGAACATCTATTAACCGAGGCTTAAGGAATTACTTGTACATACTTTTGCCTCATTATCTGAAACTTGGGTCTTGAGCATGCACAGCTgtatcagcaaaaaaaataaggaaaaacacAATAAGCTGACttttaaaggttaaaaacacttttttttttagttttaagcAAGTGGTAATAAGACAGGAGCTAATACTGAATTTGTTGAAGATACAGCTGTGGTTTAACACACAGTGGTGCTCTAGTGAGCCACAGTTTAAAGGTGTGAATCGTGCAGTTGCTTTGATTACAGTCACAACCATCAGGCTACACAAACTGTTGTCAGACCAGTTTATTGATGTTTTGAACTGCAGATGAGATAAGAAAACTATTTGATGACAAGAAAACTAACATCTTTGTCAAATTTCTACCTTATAGAAGAAAAGCATGATTCAAAAAGTTTGGAAAAATATGAAAGCAACTGTTTTTATAATCAAATCAATGTAATGCAAGTGTCCAGTCCAATTAACACAGGTTTAGCTAAGCTGTTAAGGCCATAagagagtgaaaatgtaaaattctCACAGGTTACtctttgcaaagaaaaaagaagtcatTAAATACCTGCAAAGGCCTGACAGAAGCCTGTGATGTAGAACAGCCTTCCTCTGGACATGGTGAACAGCTGACCCAGAAAAAGCAGGAAGGAGATTGAGGAGAAGACCACAGAGAGGACCATGAGGGCCTGGACAGACTGCAGCCAGTCTGGAAGAACAGGTTAAAGGAAGAGCATGGCTCACTATGAAGCTTTGAACTGTTATGCAATAGCCAATGATGCAGAAATGAAgttagaaatactttcttaCCACTTTCATTGGTAGCAGAACACAACCAGGCTTCTGTGGCATTGTCATACGTGCAGTAATGCCAGAGGTTGGAGACTTCTGATTCTGTCCAAACCCACCAGgtctaaagaaagaaagaaattaaaagtaTGCTCAGTCACACATTAAGACAAATATGCAGAAAGGCACATGGCACAAATCTACAGCTGGTATGTTGAGAAGCACCATTTTTTTGCTCAGCGCTCTTCGTATGACATACAGAGTAACAGTGACATCTGTTGATAGAAGAGGGTAAATTATTTAACACCATTTTCCACGTCTCACCTTCTCAAGGGTGGCAATGACAAGCATGGCCAAGGAGAGCAAATGCAGCACGACTAAGGAGATGAGCAGGAAGACCATGGCTATTCTGAGAATTGAGGATGAGCCTAGAATCGGGTGTGCAACTGACCCTGTGAAGTTTGGGAGAAAGTAAAATGATTAATTATTAAAAGATTTTATAATTAGTCAGTAAAAACTCCTCTTTGCTTTCTTCTTTTATGCTATTTAAAGTGGCCAGCAGATTTCCGTGGCCTGACACACTGGACTCTTTGTCTGCTTCTGGCCATTTTCACTGACAATCTCTGCTCATTTATCAAGGCACAGGCACGCCACACAGAAGGAAGTGGATGCAGGGGAGTTGCTCCATCTCTTTAGACTCTATCCAGTCTCTGAGGAGCACATGAAAACATCTGCACCCTGTAACATCTGTAAACAAACATGTAGTATGATACTCTTATGCTCATGATCGAATACTGTGGCttctactttttaaaatctggATATAAACCTCCAACGTTTAAATGCACAAAGTGTGAAAATCATATTAACGTATATAAAGTTTTTAACACTTTGTCAAATGATCAATGATGCTGAAGCCTTTTTTTGTAAACAGACCTCGAAGTCAAAAtataaaagcacaaaacaagTAAAACAGTTAAAATCTTTTGATAAGTCAGCAAATTTACTAAAACTTAAATCAAGTCTTTCCTCTGTGTGACTAATAACTGTCACTGCGGTAACAGAAGAGAGGAaaataaacactttcctgaATATTTGGGAAGCTCAAAGGGGAAATTACATCGTTAAGTAACACTCTTCAGTTTCAGTTCACTAACACATCTGGATAAAAttattaaatgattttttttctataaagcCTGCACACTACATTAGAAATTCTCCTTTTAAGtgatgtttttttctactttttcaaATTAGAAATGGATAAAAttaaattttgaatttgatttgtCACCTTATGAGTCTGTAAATTGCACATCTGTTTACATTGGCACACTTCACTGTGTCGTTACCCTGCCAGGAGTTTGTATTGATCTGGCATTACAGGgaaatgttgcttttaaatCTCAGATGATCCAGAAAGACAGCGCTAAGGTATTCTGTACAAAACTCCAGCATATCTCAAGATTAAAACAGAAAGTGTAACTTCATAAAAGCTCAGAGAAGTATTTTGTTAGTCTCTTTATAATCCTCCCTAACAAGTGTTTCTGTGAGTAAACTCCTTACCCGTTTCAAAGCGTTGGAGTCGAGAGAGATCCTCAGATACTTTTCCCTAGTGGCTCCTATCCACTATCTCTGCTTTTTCGTTCCTTGCAGAGGTTTTCGCTTGAAAACTTGGTGAGAAGGGCACAGAGGAGGAATGCAGAGTTAGACATAGGAGGAGTTCTCTACAGCCATTTCCTCCAAACTTTCCCTGCCCTCCCCCCAAATCTGTGGTCGGGACCAGCCCGACACCAAAAAATAACATTCCTGTGGACCTGCGTGAACACAGAACATATTCTTTGCAGTTTCCTGCACACATCCCATCTGTACCGAAAATATGGgtcataataacaacaacactgtGCTCATTAGGGGGTGTGTTGAAAAATGAAAAGGATCACACAGCATTTGTCATGATACTGCTAGATGTGTGGGCGGCACACGATTAAATTGCTACAGACAGATTTGTGTGCCAGTGCTGCCTTCCTGCTCGTGCTGTTCATTGAGCCTTGCAGCTTGGTATGAACACCACTACATCACTGCCTACATGAGGCGACTGAAGGACAGGAAATAAAGGCTGATTGCTGCCCACTTTTCATTGTAAATGTAGAAGAAATCTCAGACCACCCAGAATAAAACACACACCGTTTCATCCTAAATTAAATCCCCAGAGACAATAATTTGTCTTTAAACTCAGCTTCATTAAGTGACGTCATTCACGGTAAAGGTTTACTTAATTGTCCTACCAGGTAGTAGACTTTGTCTCACTAATGAGAGACTGTCTTCTGTGTACCTGAAGTAGTGTCAAgattaaaaaatatcaaatacaGAAAATAGGAAGTGGCTGGATTATTTTTACTGTTGTATTCGTGTTTAGGAATCATTTTGGTTCATCGAGGTGCTGCAAGTAAAATTGTAGTTTTAAAAGTACAGTACTGGGCTTGAGCcaccctttttttctttgctttttgctaggaaaatgggagaTGGGTGCCAGCATTTATTGGAATATGTGCACACATACATAGAAGTACagcatataaaacaaaaacagagtttatacAATTCTAACAAGTTTCATAGACAATGTTTGTTATGACCACCTTTATGCTCTCACGCAGCAGGCTTGGTTGTGGTTCCTAGGACCTCTAGAAGTAGAATTTGAGGCAGACCCTCTACTATGGAGCCAAATCCCAGTTTGCATCctggagacagacaccctcacTAAATTTAAGGTTAGCCTaagccctaagacagctgggataggctgcagtgccccccgcgaccctgaaaaggaaaaggagaagtggatggatggatggatgaatcagaatcgtgtttattggccaagtatatgtgcagacacatacaaggaatttggttccggtagatggaggctctcaagcacagcaatgtaaatcacacgcacacaaacacacgtgtctatatatacattacacatacatacacaaagctgtgtaaaccaactaaaTAACCaatctaaacttatatacatagaatacagaaatgaagtggaataaatactacagaatgtacataaggtgcagttgcagtctgactTAGTTATGGTGCTATAGGCTCAGATTTCATGGAAGGTACTGAGCACTTCTTGtccattcacctcttttcactcctcAGGTGTTTATATCTCACTGCAGCATGTCATTAAATCCTTGTGTTCTTTTCCCTTCACCCCCCAatcggttgcagcagatggctgcccctccttgagcttggttctgccagaggtttcttcctatttaAAGGGgtttttcccttcccactgttgccagcAACTTTAGGTGTGATTTGGCACTACCTAACTAAACCTGCACTGAACTGAGCTCACTGAGGCAACTTTTCTTGTTATTTGTTTTAAGtcatcttcaggaatagttctccagacaTTTTAAAGGACATTTACCTTTTTTCCATATCAAGATGATCCTGCACTGCTTCAGTGAGCTGAGGTCCAGGCACTGGGGAGGTTAATCCTTGATTGTGGTTTTTCcctctatccaggtatgcttttccTGAATTGACAGGTTGTTtgagatcattgtcatgctcaaaaaccaaacatttttatcaagatctccaacaccactggtgGAAATACAGACCCAAACCATGACGGCTGTTGACACTCACTGTTGCACCTCTCTCAACTCTGTATATACTTACAATGATTGGAACCAAAGATTAACTTCCATGAGACCTGTCGCCACCGTTTCAGTCCAGCTGTGTGTAATATGGTACCTCATCATTTTCTCCATTTCCCTTCCATaacaatggcttcttgacagccaacCTTCACTGTGATTGTTTCTGGTGAAGGTTTAGCGAAGATCAACTAAAAGGCCATATATCAAGTTTCAagttgttgcttttttaaaggacagactgcacaccatgctgaaaTATTCCACATTTTTGACTAATAGCACTTTGGGAATGACTATTgttgcaaacaaaacaaatctcttcCACAACAAATAACAGTCACTACAGTAACATGAGGAAAATAAACAATCTTTTTGTAATCTGAAGCATCCAGGAAGCTCAAATGGGAAGTGACATAAAGTAATACTCTTCAGTTTCAGTTCACTAATACAGCAGGAAAACATGAGTAACTGATTattcagacaaaaaagaaaaagcagacgCTACATGTAACCTTATAGCTCTGTACATTAATGCAGCAGtgcacattttaatttttattaaaatgtgcaATTTCTATTGGTTGTATTGGAAATCTTCCCTCCCCAATTCTGAGATTACTGGGAAATTGATGTTGTACTTCTTTGTCAGACTATTCAGAAAGAAAACACTAAAATTTAAAATGGGAAAGTCTTCTAGGGCATGGGGGTTATTAgttctttatttatccaggaaaaaaaaaaaaaaaaaaaaaaaaaaaaaaaaaaaaaaaaaaactcattgagattaatctcatttccaagagagacatTAGGGTATCATGGCAGCAAGAGTTAAACACATGTACCACATAACTACttacaaaacaaatacaatattcTGTACAAACATGTGAAAAATACACAATGATTCAGAGCAATATTTAAAAACCAACCACACCAAATAAGAATTATTCTCCCCTTTAAGATAGACTTAAAGTTCCAAGGAAACCAATGTTAGATGCAAAggacatagaaaaaaaaaaaaaagtgcctttATGAAAGTGTGCAAAAGGGTGGACGAGATAAAGTAAAAagtatgaagtgctttgaatgcCCAAGTGCAGTAGAaaagcaaacatttattttcataaatgttttgtgttttgttagtATTTGACCACATCTTCAAAGACCAATGCTGTAACATTTAACCAGGGCTTTGCAGAGATGTTTTATGGGCAGGTGCTCAAAATTAAAAAGGAGCGCatagaaccaggctgaataacaacaacccaCATTCATCCAGAATCTAATAATATAGAATTGCATCATACTATCACTCATCAGGTGGGGACAATGCAAAGCAAACAGCCTATATGTTACCTGATGGGGTACAATGTtactgctgctgatagtgctggagggcagggctgtgttgatctgagactgtagacatcaAGTCCAGAGGAGAAATGCCAGCTGATTAAAGAAGTGTTATgagataataaaacaaagattgGTCACAGCTCTTGGAGCCATAGGGCgacagatttaaaaactggGAAATAAACTGAATAAACTGAAACTGGAATATTAGTAGGGCAAAAGAAAGGTGTAGTCATGGTAAGGTATGAatggcgcacacacacaaaaactaaatacaaaacacacacacactgacatttTATACCTCCTCCAGAA
This genomic interval from Oreochromis niloticus isolate F11D_XX linkage group LG5, O_niloticus_UMD_NMBU, whole genome shotgun sequence contains the following:
- the emp3a gene encoding epithelial membrane protein 3; its protein translation is MVFLLISLVVLHLLSLAMLVIATLEKTWWVWTESEVSNLWHYCTYDNATEAWLCSATNESDWLQSVQALMVLSVVFSSISFLLFLGQLFTMSRGRLFYITGFCQAFAGFTDFAACLISTFHRKEIFDDSRVLNKGHFGYCFILAWLCVPLLLLSGVLYIHLRKKQ